A part of Pectinophora gossypiella chromosome Z, ilPecGoss1.1, whole genome shotgun sequence genomic DNA contains:
- the LOC126380024 gene encoding uncharacterized protein LOC126380024, with amino-acid sequence MPRYPRTYCKLCADGEQPLSNNVGITYCRQLRTNTTKLLCGAYHPHVVIYSKKTSLLTLFPRWEELPKFFVVLTNPLRVDTVQLPGRLLPFHQRRHFVAPPAALAPPTPATAQQRHAAGGPVAGAPKEREDERSSGETSAPDAEFRGGRLRHFRAAWSDRGAPAHILDIINGSTEHDSGQPLKIRKTSRVAPHSNGMQRTLHEVGHPVHRPVRVAQRARSPSIREQRPARPARSSLRRVQPGLELQPGLGVSPSLPDATSLAGTQPSTRQVHNNLPTMVKRTVESRSQTEGAELSIYHPTPTSVINRHKDRPATPSGGQVKIGGMAGTGWDDLLQDWSPTKRSLIEASWRPSTLKTYRQAWTKWITWCENTGINRKDPGVGSVASYLAYLHSEVGLGYRTILIHKTVVTNFCNPQLATVLGSHPLIKHTLKGIANTSNTRSKVKPPVWNPQILVDWLIKNNPHKETLFEISRRCAILLLLASGRRVHDLTLLSVAEGHIECGTDYITLWPIFGSKTDSLTHRQSGWRLTAGAHINIDPVHWLQKLVSAGAARRRPYCGSLFVATCGEPRAASRAVIAGWVRTVLRDAGIDESPGSLRSAVASLNWAEEVPIDEILARGNWASENTLAKFYRRSLAQPLSSVPSVASCFQPI; translated from the exons ATGCCGAGGTATCCAAGGACTTACTGCAAGTTGTGTGCGGACGGCGAGCAGCCGTTATCGAACAACGTCGGGATCACGTATTGTCGGCAGTTAAGGACAAATACCACAAAACTGCTTTGCGGCGCATACCACCCACACGTGGTCATCTATTCCAAAAAGACCAGTTTGCTGACGCTGTTTCCAAGATGGGAGGAGTTACCAAAGTTTTTCGTCGTCCTTACGAATCCGCTGAGGGTCGATACTGTGCAGCTGCCAGGCAGGCTCCTGCCGTTTCACCAACGCAGACATTTCGTGGCACCGCCGGCGGCGCTGGCGCCGCCAACACCCGCTACCGCGCAGCAGCGGCACGCGGCCGGGGGGCCGGTGGCAGGCGCCCCGAAGGAGCGCGAGGACGAGCGCAGCAGCGGAGAGACGAGCGCCCCCGACGCTGAGTTCCGCGGTGGCAGATTGCGACACTTCCGCGCAGCATGGAGTGACAGAGGCGCGCCAGCGCACATTTTGGATATAATCAACGG GTCCACTGAACACGATAGCGGACAGCCTCTCAAGATTCGAAAAACTTCCCGAGTGGCACCTCATTCCAACGGCATGCAACGTACTCTTCACGAAGTGGGGCACCCCGTGCATCGACCTGTTCGCGTCGCACAGCGCGCACGTAGTCCCTCTATACGTGAGCAGAGACCTGCGCGACCCGCACGCAGTTCATTACGACGCGTTCAGCCGGGACTGGAGCTACAGCCTGGCTTGGGTGTTTCCCCCTCCTTGCCTGATGCCACAAGTCTTGCTGGCACTCAACCAAGCACGAGGCAGGTTCATAATAATTTGCCCACAATGGTCAAACGTACCGTGGAGAGCCGATCTCAAACCGAGGGCGCTGAGCTCTCCATATACCATCCGACACCTACATCGGTCATTAATAGACACAAGGACAGGCCTGCCACCCCCTCAGGTGGACAAGTTAAAATTGGAGGCATGGCTGGTACAGGGTGGGATGACCTATTACAGGACTGGTCACCCACGAAGAGATCTCTTATAGAGGCAAGTTGGCGCCCCTCTACTTTAAAAACCTACCGACAGGCTTGGACAAAGTGGATCACTTGGTGTGAGAACACAGGAATTAATCGCAAAGATCCTGGTGTCGGCAGTGTGGCGAGCTACTTAGCCTATTTGCATAGCGAAGTTGGTCTCGGATATAGGACAATATTGATCCACAAAACGGTGGTGACTAACTTCTGTAACCCACAACTTGCAACGGTTTTGGGCTCTCATCCTCTGATAAAGCATACACTGAAAGGCATTGCTAACACATCAAACACTAGATCAAAGGTTAAGCCACCTGTTTGGAACCCCCAGATTCTGGTTGACTggcttattaaaaataatccaCACAAAGAAACCTTATTTGAAATTTCTCGAAGATGTGCTATCTTACTGCTACTAGCATCGGGCCGCCGGGTTCACGACCTCACTCTCCTTTCAGTCGCAGAAGGTCACATCGAATGCGGAACCGATTATATCACACTTTGGCCGATATTCGGATCCAAAACGGACTCATTGACACACCGTCAGTCAGGATGGCGACTCACTGCTGGTGCCCACATCAACATCGACCCTGTGCACTGGCTGCAGAAGCTGGTGTCGGCTGGGGCCGCGCGGCGTCGGCCCTACTGCGGCAGCCTGTTCGTGGCCACGTGCGGCGAGCCGCGCGCCGCCAGCCGCGCTGTCATCGCCGGCTGGGTGCGCACCGTGTTGCGGGATGCCGGTATCGATGAGTCACCGGGCTCGCTTCGCTCCGCTGTAGCATCCCTTAATTGGGCTGAGGAGGTCCCGATTGACGAAATACTTGCGAGAGGTAATTGGGCTTCAGAAAACACGCTAGCAAAATTTTATAGAAGATCGTTAGCCCAACCTCTGTCAAGTGTCCCGTCTGTCGCTTCATGTTTTCAACCCATCTAA